In the Enterococcus rotai genome, GATGCGATAATGCAGACTAAAAGCTGCTTGAATGATAACTCAACTGAACTTTCTACTAATAAACTAGATAACATGACTAAATTCCTCTCTTTGTTTACTACTTAATGGGTTTGATGTATAGAGATAACGTTGATATGTTTGCGCATACTTTGAAAAGGACATTGGATAGAGTTCTAGTTCAGTCAAAATTTCTGAAAACCATAAAGGATAGGCGCCCAACGCTTTAACTTCCATCAACACATCGATTTCCGGTGCTACTCGTTCTCCTTTATCATCTAATTTATGAGATAAATTCTCTTTTCGATAGCGAATATCAAAATCAAATGTCACTCTAAATTCTTCGTTTTCACAGGCAAATAAGGCTCGTCTATCGTATGCAATCATCACTTTAGGTTCTAATCTCTTTCTAGCTAAAAGCCAGTCGATTTCCTGTTTAATTTGCTGATCTTTTCTTTCCGCTAGCTCAAATGCATGTGGATGCTGAATGTATCTTTTTGCTGCGCTATAGGTTAATGCCACTCTTCTTTTATAGACCACACCGCTGACTTTCTTTTTTATTTCTAAGAAGACATCAGACTCTGCTTTAGGAACACCAT is a window encoding:
- a CDS encoding polyphosphate polymerase domain-containing protein, with amino-acid sequence MVKLKNSFQRKEKKYALTKQQYQKLREQLDTFMQEDAYGLHTIISVYFDTEDYELIRHSVTKPVYKEKFRIRSYGVPKAESDVFLEIKKKVSGVVYKRRVALTYSAAKRYIQHPHAFELAERKDQQIKQEIDWLLARKRLEPKVMIAYDRRALFACENEEFRVTFDFDIRYRKENLSHKLDDKGERVAPEIDVLMEVKALGAYPLWFSEILTELELYPMSFSKYAQTYQRYLYTSNPLSSKQREEFSHVI